The Amphiura filiformis chromosome 13, Afil_fr2py, whole genome shotgun sequence genome segment GGTGTCTTCCATGTGTTGGGAATTCGAACATATTCCATGTTGCCGTAGACGCTGTAATCCacctatataataataaaaaaattggtcaaattatGAAGTTGGAAGGATTGTTATCTTTATTAGTATTGGAGCTTGAGGATGAGGAAATATTGGAAGTGTTTGGTACCGGTTTtgcgcttcttttttttttaattcataggAAGTGGGGCCAATAATATGAGAAACAGGGAATGTAAAAACGTACCGTGATGAAATGTAGTTGGTGATTTCATCTGTATTCTCTTGATCTGCATCTTCAATGCCAACAGAGGCCATGTCAGCACCTTTAGTGATATACTTGTAGAGGTATTTGACATTCTTAACGCTTCCGCCGACTTCAGTGTTGATATGAGCGTTGTATTTGAGGAGTAACCATGGGTTATAAGGCACTACCCATCGATTATCAAAGCGGAAGCCATTCTTCTCATGGAAGGTACCATCATTTGGTCTCGCATACAGTGAAAATTCCGTGTTGCTGCGGAAATCCTTCGGGTAATTGGCTTTACACCGTCTATTGATCATGCATGGAAAATTTGGATTGAATGTGCCGCATGGACCATGTAGCATGGATTGGGTCACTATCTGGTGTAATTTGGGCATGGTGTTGGGATCTGGGATAAATGCCCACAAAGTGTCGTCTACCCATTCCGGCGTTAGTGGTTGCTGTCGGATGGCTAGGAGGTGTACATGTTTCAGCGATCGTTTTTGTTCTTCTAGTGTCCAGCAGTATGCTTTGATGTTGCCTAAGACATCACTGGAGAATAGGTCTTTGAAAAACTGCTTGAGTTTAAGGTTGAAGACTCTATTTACAATGTCTTGTCTATCTGTTGCTGACTGTCCTTGTTGAAGCCTGTCCGCTATTTCTGGCCATCGGGGGTTGCATGTGAAAGTAATAAACAACTCAGGTTTTCCAAACCATCGAACTAAGGCCATATCATCCTGCAAAATGAAGTGATTGAAAACATGAATGAAGGCGAGAAATGTTGTAATCCGGGTAATGGCAAAACTTTAATACGGTAAACTGTATTAAATGATTATTTAACCCAATTACCTGGTACAACTCATGCATTTGGCGAGGTGAGCCATGGAAAGTTATCAATGATACATATTAATTAAACTGAAACAATCAATAATACATACCATGTATGAAGAACAGAGGATAAGCAGTAGGATCATACATTGGGTGCAATTCGTTGATGTTCACTGTAGTCAAGCCACGTTGCGTTTTGCGATGCGATTTCGCGATTGCGTTTTGCGAttacgcgatagcgcgcggacagagggacggacggacggacactctgtgattagtattatgatggacggacggacggacggacgtacactctgtgattagtattatgatatcaCGAGATAGTCACGAGAACCGCGAAATCGCATCACAAAACGCAACGCAATCGCGTAATCGCAGCCTGCCTCACATCTGTCGGAACAGGTGAATTTATTGGATCAATTGGATACGGAACAGGTGAACGGGTGAATCTATTGCATCAAGTTAATCATTGCATCAATTCGATACGGAACAGGCTGCATTTAAACAGCGAGCAGCACGGGAGGCCCAAACAGAGTTACAGCGGGAATTACA includes the following:
- the LOC140167716 gene encoding uncharacterized protein, encoding MALVRWFGKPELFITFTCNPRWPEIADRLQQGQSATDRQDIVNRVFNLKLKQFFKDLFSSDVLGNIKAYCWTLEEQKRSLKHVHLLAIRQQPLTPEWVDDTLWAFIPDPNTMPKLHQIVTQSMLHGPCGTFNPNFPCMINRRCKANYPKDFRSNTEFSLYARPNDGTFHEKNGFRFDNRWVVPYNPWLLLKYNAHINTEVGGSVKNVKYLYKYITKGADMASVGIEDADQENTDEITNYISSRWITASTATWNMFEFPTHGRHPPIVRLAVHE